One region of Methanobrevibacter wolinii SH genomic DNA includes:
- a CDS encoding Hsp20/alpha crystallin family protein, with product MDSYDYSRSKERAQKAADDIVDSVKSAGKELDNIIRDYRDTSISKIKVDLLEDEENYYIKADIPGASKDSVNVTIEEQNVIITCEFQSFEDELKEIAADIAKEEDKKEEDEEKELKYLIQGRITGKAKRIIPLSKKIKTKESKAKYKKGTVTLTIPKVKPKAYNVTVE from the coding sequence ATGGACAGTTATGATTACTCAAGAAGTAAGGAAAGAGCACAGAAAGCAGCAGATGACATTGTAGATAGTGTAAAATCTGCAGGAAAAGAACTTGATAATATAATTAGAGACTACAGAGATACATCTATATCCAAAATAAAAGTAGATTTACTTGAAGATGAAGAAAACTACTATATAAAAGCAGATATTCCTGGAGCTTCTAAAGATTCAGTAAATGTAACTATAGAAGAACAAAATGTTATTATTACTTGTGAATTCCAATCTTTTGAAGATGAACTTAAAGAAATTGCAGCAGATATAGCAAAAGAAGAAGATAAAAAAGAAGAAGACGAAGAAAAAGAACTTAAATACTTAATTCAAGGAAGAATCACAGGTAAAGCAAAAAGAATAATCCCATTATCTAAAAAAATAAAAACAAAAGAAAGTAAAGCAAAATACAAAAAAGGTACAGTTACTTTAACCATACCTAAAGTAAAACCTAAAGCATATAATGTTACAGTTGAATAA
- a CDS encoding TldD/PmbA family protein: MEYDINDLDQLITKIESQVDYVDIRAGKGNGTSIVMKDDKIQEINSGLTNGARIRVLNNGAWGFAYTNDLSKLEEVSKTAIKISNSLKSDVKMSDADVIEDDVKTPRKIPVSSVDINEKIDLIKDTNDAAKLDKIISATVNYSDSETESVFLNSEGTNIHMEETRLGMFLNVIASNGELIQIGHDSLGGAKGYEVLKNADIESFGRNVAESAIRLLDAKAAPSGRFPIITDNTLTGVMIHEALGHAVESDLILQDDSILKDKMNTKIGSDIVNIYDDPTMDAFGHYEYDTEGVKTFKNHLVKNGELVSLLSSRESAGKLGMKSSGNARSSMEDQPIVRMSNTYLQPGDMSFDELIEDIKDGIYLKGSRGGQVDTGKGIFQFNATEAFKIENGELTTPLRDVSLSGNILETLKHIDGLGSDFKTSVGFCGKDGQIAPVGDGGPHTRIQDAIVGGSQ, encoded by the coding sequence ATGGAATACGATATAAACGATTTAGACCAACTTATAACAAAAATAGAATCTCAAGTTGATTATGTAGATATTAGAGCAGGGAAAGGAAATGGAACTAGTATCGTTATGAAAGATGATAAAATCCAAGAAATCAACAGTGGATTAACAAATGGTGCTAGAATAAGAGTACTTAATAATGGAGCTTGGGGTTTTGCATACACTAATGACTTATCAAAACTTGAAGAAGTATCAAAAACAGCAATTAAAATATCAAATTCACTTAAAAGTGATGTAAAAATGAGTGATGCTGATGTAATTGAAGATGATGTTAAAACACCAAGAAAAATTCCTGTTTCATCAGTAGATATTAATGAAAAAATAGACCTTATTAAAGATACTAATGATGCTGCAAAACTTGATAAAATTATAAGTGCTACAGTAAATTATTCAGATAGTGAAACAGAATCAGTATTCTTAAACAGTGAAGGAACAAATATCCATATGGAAGAAACTAGACTTGGAATGTTCTTAAATGTTATTGCAAGTAATGGTGAACTTATACAAATAGGTCATGATAGTTTAGGTGGAGCAAAAGGATACGAAGTTCTTAAAAATGCAGATATAGAATCTTTTGGAAGGAATGTTGCTGAAAGTGCAATAAGATTACTTGATGCAAAAGCTGCACCATCTGGAAGATTCCCAATCATAACAGATAATACATTAACTGGAGTAATGATTCATGAAGCATTAGGTCATGCAGTAGAATCAGATTTAATACTACAAGATGATTCAATATTAAAAGATAAAATGAATACAAAAATAGGATCAGATATTGTAAATATATATGATGACCCCACTATGGATGCATTTGGTCATTATGAATATGATACAGAAGGAGTTAAAACATTTAAAAACCATCTTGTTAAAAATGGAGAATTAGTATCCTTATTAAGTTCAAGAGAATCTGCAGGAAAACTTGGAATGAAATCATCAGGTAATGCAAGATCAAGTATGGAAGATCAACCAATTGTAAGAATGAGTAATACTTATCTTCAACCTGGAGACATGAGTTTTGATGAATTAATTGAAGATATTAAAGATGGAATATATCTTAAAGGTTCAAGAGGTGGACAAGTAGATACTGGTAAAGGAATATTCCAATTCAATGCTACAGAAGCATTTAAAATTGAAAATGGAGAATTAACAACACCATTACGTGATGTATCTTTAAGTGGTAATATACTTGAAACACTTAAACATATTGATGGACTTGGATCTGACTTTAAAACTAGTGTTGGATTCTGTGGTAAAGATGGTCAAATTGCACCAGTTGGTGATGGAGGTCCACATACTAGAATACAAGATGCAATTGTTGGTGGAAGTCAATAA
- a CDS encoding NOG1 family protein, with product MMIPTIPTVDEILDKGFSRGKKAADMKRSERMPKHIKGKRVEEVRVTTACQVIKDKLKMIIDRTPEIEELPVFYQDYIDITVGVDALKQSLGAVNWAYGIIAQLEEQYRQKIRRSAPDRASKLRKQAYGRISSVIKKISKDLDFLDYAKSRLRNMPTINFDAKTVVIAGFPNVGKSTLLRQLTSAEPEVANYPFTTKGIQIGHIERHWNDIQIIDTPGLLDRPISDMNDIELNAIVALEDLADTILFIFDSSETCGYYLENQYKLYTEIKRIFDIPFIPLFNKIDITEYENKGENYEYIKGFIDKTEDPLIISAYEGDGIDKILEKFDSIEKIPRDEEEDDDYY from the coding sequence ATGATGATACCAACAATACCAACAGTTGATGAAATCTTAGATAAAGGTTTCTCAAGAGGAAAAAAAGCAGCAGATATGAAAAGATCTGAAAGAATGCCTAAACATATTAAAGGAAAAAGGGTTGAAGAAGTAAGAGTTACAACTGCTTGTCAAGTAATTAAAGATAAATTAAAAATGATAATTGACCGTACCCCAGAAATTGAAGAGTTACCTGTTTTTTATCAGGATTATATTGATATTACAGTAGGTGTAGATGCACTTAAACAATCTTTAGGTGCAGTTAACTGGGCTTATGGAATTATTGCCCAATTAGAAGAACAATACAGACAAAAAATTAGAAGATCTGCACCAGATAGAGCAAGCAAATTAAGAAAACAAGCATATGGTAGAATTTCATCAGTAATTAAGAAAATCTCTAAAGACCTTGATTTTTTAGATTATGCAAAATCTAGATTAAGAAATATGCCAACAATCAATTTTGATGCAAAAACTGTTGTAATTGCAGGATTTCCAAATGTAGGTAAATCTACATTACTTAGACAATTAACTAGTGCAGAACCAGAAGTTGCAAACTATCCATTTACAACTAAAGGTATTCAAATAGGCCATATTGAAAGACATTGGAATGATATTCAGATTATAGATACTCCAGGATTACTTGATAGACCTATAAGTGATATGAATGATATTGAATTAAATGCTATTGTAGCACTTGAAGATTTAGCTGATACAATATTATTTATTTTTGATAGTTCAGAAACTTGTGGTTATTATCTTGAAAACCAATATAAATTATATACAGAAATTAAAAGAATTTTTGACATACCATTTATTCCACTATTTAATAAAATAGACATTACAGAATATGAAAACAAAGGTGAAAACTATGAATATATTAAAGGATTTATTGATAAAACAGAAGATCCATTAATAATATCTGCTTATGAAGGAGATGGTATAGATAAAATACTTGAAAAATTTGATAGTATTGAAAAAATACCTCGTGATGAAGAGGAAGATGATGATTACTATTAA
- a CDS encoding TIGR00296 family protein has translation MVLTKEDGQYLIDVAREAIELYLDNRIKISVPKDCPKYLFEKLGVFVTLNKNNNLRGCIGYPEPVMPLIEATINSAISAAVSDYRFPIVRTSELPDIRIELTVLTKPELIEVDNPHDYPSKITIGEDGLIIEEGYSKGLLLPQVATENNMDEEEFLSHTCLKAGLSPNAWFSEDVEIYKFQGQIFDEII, from the coding sequence ATGGTATTAACTAAAGAAGATGGCCAATATCTTATAGATGTTGCTAGAGAAGCTATTGAACTATATTTAGATAACAGAATTAAAATTAGTGTACCAAAAGATTGTCCGAAATATTTATTTGAAAAATTAGGAGTCTTTGTAACATTAAACAAAAATAATAATTTAAGAGGATGTATTGGTTATCCAGAACCAGTTATGCCACTTATTGAAGCTACTATTAATTCTGCAATATCTGCTGCCGTTTCTGATTATAGGTTCCCCATTGTAAGAACCAGTGAACTTCCAGATATTAGGATTGAACTTACTGTTTTAACAAAACCAGAACTTATTGAAGTAGATAATCCTCATGATTATCCAAGTAAAATTACAATTGGAGAAGATGGCTTAATAATTGAAGAAGGTTATTCTAAAGGATTACTCCTTCCACAAGTTGCAACTGAAAATAATATGGATGAAGAAGAATTTCTATCTCATACTTGCTTAAAAGCAGGTCTTTCACCAAATGCATGGTTTAGTGAAGATGTAGAAATATATAAATTCCAAGGACAAATATTTGATGAAATTATTTAA
- a CDS encoding SIS domain-containing protein produces the protein MEYKMYDEIMEQPDALRKTFETEMDQMNKVSSLVEKCDNIYLIGCGSSISTCYSVRDALEMVSTLTVRVFTGFEFYYNKKLIKGENSIAIFTSQSGETGDTLSALKRANEYGIDTVAITNEPESSMVKESKYPIITRGDRETAILGTKTYVTQLACLYQILFKASDYEDKDELLNQLIAIPDLYDKLLKSTIDDSEKLAKEYKDEDLFYCLGAGPNFGLSYKLAMTMFMEGAIKHACPVYASEFRHGLIERAEEDVPIVFLYSGFEVDEITEKAINFAENLKMKVILYKLSDYVGDDFNKLLSPFVFVIPLEWFIYYLAHYNGEDPGSTRHIGKVRYD, from the coding sequence ATGGAATATAAAATGTATGATGAAATAATGGAACAACCTGATGCATTGAGAAAAACATTTGAAACTGAAATGGATCAGATGAATAAAGTTTCATCACTTGTAGAAAAATGTGATAATATTTATTTAATTGGTTGTGGAAGTTCTATTTCTACATGTTATTCAGTTAGAGATGCTTTGGAAATGGTTTCAACATTAACTGTTAGGGTTTTTACTGGATTTGAATTTTATTACAATAAAAAATTAATAAAAGGTGAAAATTCTATAGCTATTTTTACTTCACAATCTGGTGAAACAGGAGATACTTTATCTGCTCTTAAAAGGGCTAACGAATATGGTATTGATACAGTAGCAATCACTAATGAACCTGAAAGTTCAATGGTTAAAGAATCTAAATATCCAATTATTACAAGAGGAGATCGTGAAACAGCTATTTTAGGTACTAAAACATATGTTACTCAACTTGCTTGTTTATATCAAATCTTGTTTAAAGCTTCTGATTATGAAGATAAAGATGAATTACTTAATCAATTAATAGCTATTCCTGACTTATATGATAAACTTCTTAAATCAACAATTGATGATAGTGAAAAATTAGCTAAAGAATATAAAGATGAAGATTTATTCTATTGTTTAGGTGCTGGACCTAATTTTGGTCTTTCATATAAATTAGCTATGACTATGTTTATGGAAGGTGCAATTAAACACGCTTGTCCAGTATATGCATCAGAGTTTAGACATGGTCTTATTGAAAGGGCTGAAGAAGATGTTCCAATAGTATTTTTATATTCTGGATTTGAGGTTGATGAAATTACAGAAAAAGCAATTAATTTTGCAGAAAACCTTAAAATGAAAGTGATTTTATATAAATTATCTGACTATGTTGGTGATGACTTTAATAAATTATTATCACCATTTGTATTTGTTATACCACTTGAATGGTTTATATATTATTTAGCTCACTATAATGGAGAAGATCCCGGTAGTACTAGACATATTGGAAAAGTAAGATATGATTAA
- a CDS encoding radical SAM mobile pair protein B has product MSNEIQINKKEVKSIFTKSNLPVGDYSINPYIGCLHACKYCYATFMKRFTKHDEKWGEFLDIKYWPKIRNPNKYDGKSIFIGSVTDPYQKAEEKYERTKSLLEQLEGVNVEISIATKSDLVLRDLDLIKSFPNSRVSWSINTLDDTFQQDMDKAVSISRRIKAMKKFHKEGVRTTCFISPIFPEITDIPSIIEKTRKYCNLIWLENLNLRGDYKKVILNYIKQNYPQYEELYQQIYNKKDKSYWVKLDNQIKQYCRKEDLLYLINDDSIKRPFNDDPIVVNYFYHEKIKKSSRKNNSN; this is encoded by the coding sequence ATGTCTAATGAAATACAAATAAATAAAAAAGAAGTAAAAAGTATTTTTACTAAATCTAATTTACCAGTAGGTGACTATTCAATAAATCCTTATATAGGATGTTTGCATGCATGTAAGTACTGTTATGCAACATTTATGAAAAGATTCACAAAACATGACGAGAAATGGGGAGAATTTTTAGATATTAAATATTGGCCAAAAATACGAAACCCAAATAAATATGATGGAAAATCAATATTCATAGGATCAGTAACAGATCCCTACCAAAAGGCAGAAGAAAAATATGAAAGAACAAAATCATTACTAGAACAACTAGAAGGAGTAAATGTTGAAATAAGTATTGCAACAAAATCCGACCTTGTACTAAGAGATCTTGATTTAATCAAATCATTTCCAAATTCAAGAGTATCATGGTCAATAAATACTTTAGATGATACTTTTCAGCAGGACATGGATAAGGCAGTAAGTATATCTAGAAGAATAAAAGCAATGAAAAAATTCCATAAAGAAGGAGTAAGAACAACATGTTTTATTTCACCTATATTTCCAGAAATCACTGATATACCTAGTATAATAGAAAAAACCAGAAAATATTGTAATCTTATATGGTTAGAAAACCTTAATTTAAGAGGAGACTATAAAAAAGTTATACTAAATTATATTAAACAGAATTATCCACAATATGAAGAATTATATCAGCAAATATATAATAAAAAAGATAAATCATATTGGGTAAAATTAGATAATCAAATAAAACAGTACTGTAGAAAAGAAGATTTACTGTATTTAATTAATGATGATTCTATAAAAAGACCATTTAATGATGATCCAATAGTGGTAAATTATTTCTATCATGAAAAAATTAAAAAATCCTCACGAAAAAATAATTCAAATTAA